A portion of the Podospora pseudoanserina strain CBS 124.78 chromosome 2, whole genome shotgun sequence genome contains these proteins:
- a CDS encoding hypothetical protein (EggNog:ENOG503P456), whose product MHDNRSHPFLQQVPLTVSPFVNLPTATTLPYTYKPMPSALPPSASGITSDSAAGGPEPKYVVSPSGHAAHPNDIIASCRALRDHIAKLTADAETEIKAIDERIKAAELAEKRRLAPGWLDSDVRVLQPERKSVAPDGSGIEGFGQLSLGEGGHGEGNTSQQQRGHGPGGASEMAVPDEGEELDRAFGKLGMGGPK is encoded by the exons ATGCACGACAACC gctcccaccccttcctccaacaAGTCCCCCTCACCGTCTCCCCCTTTGTCAACCTCCCTACGGCAACCACGCTGCCATACACATACAAGCCCATGCCTtccgccctccccccatcagccTCGGGCATCACATCAGACTCGGCCGCTGGGGGCCCAGAACCGAAATATGTCGTCTCACCGTCTGGGCACGCGGCCCATCCAAACGATATTATCGCCTCTTGTCGAGCACTGCGAGATCACATTGCCAAACTCACGGCTGATGCCGAAACGGAGATCAAAGCGATAGATGAGAGGATAAAGGCTGCTGAGCTGgctgagaagaggaggctagCACCTGGTTGGCTGGATAGTGATGTAAGGGTTCTTCAGCCGGAGAGAAAGAGTGTTGCGCCTGATGGGTCTGGTATAGAGGGCTTTGGGCAGTTGAGTCTCGGGGAAGGTGGTCATGGGGAGGGAAATACTAGCCAACAGCAGCGAGGGCATGGGCCGGGAGGGGCGAGTGAGATGGCGGTGccggatgagggggaggagctggataGGGCTTTTGGGAAgcttgggatggggggcCCGAAGTGA
- a CDS encoding hypothetical protein (EggNog:ENOG503P2MQ; COG:S), translating to MSLTTIRSPPSLSDYTPLPDHQSHTPTSFFSPTKPILHHHSPSTKAWLTSPTQLGKLPFFPLDLTTRPTPPESLALSPESLPTTYEQALDVFVTSQNLVLFSPQAEVGLTIPYHQISIHAVQKIGEFSSVYLQLELAEGGSGDDEWDAVELTLIPASQKREEEVTVGGRRPKTETERLFEAISDCSNLNPDPKGEGDEDEEEDEDGARIIFEGEAVEGFSGVFAGARDGGLPAAMPGSSGWITAENVHEFLDEEGNWIGGGEGDDNAGGEGGGWVLSESMLGGGAGTVHRMDEDGAGEGEVNGLEGGDSKRPKKE from the coding sequence atgtccctcaccaccatccgctcccccccctccctctccgactACACCCCTCTCCCAGACCACCAATCCcacaccccaacctccttcttctcgccaaccaaacccatcctccaccaccactccccctccaccaaagcctggctcacctcccccacccaactCGGCAaactccccttcttccccctcgacctcaccacccgaccaaccccccccgaatccctcgccctctcccccgaatccctcccaacaacctACGAACAAGCACTCGACGTCTTCGTCACATCCCAaaacctcgtcctcttctccccacaGGCAGAAGTCGGACTGACAATCCCCTACCACCAAATCAGCATCCACGCCGTGCAGAAAATAGGCGAGTTCAGCAGCGTCTACCTCCAGCTTGAGCTCGCAGAGGGCGGGtcgggggatgatgagtggGATGCGGTCGAGCTGACGCTTATTCCCGCTTCCCAGAAACGGGAGGAAGAAGTGacggttggggggaggaggccaaagACGGAGACGGAGAGGTTGTTTGAGGCTATTTCCGACTGTTCTAACCTTAACCCTGACCccaagggggaaggggatgaggatgaggaagaggatgaagatggggcGCGGATTATTTtcgagggggaggcggtggaggggtttaGCGGGGTTTTTGCCGGTGcgagggatggggggttgcCGGCTGCTATGCCGGGGAGTTCGGGGTGGATTACGGCGGAGAATGTGCACGAGTttcttgatgaggaggggaactggattggtgggggggagggggatgataatgctgggggggagggtggtgggtgggtgttgagtgAGTcgatgttgggtggtggggcgGGGACGGTTCATaggatggatgaggatggggctggggagggggaggtgaatgggctggaggggggggatagTAAGAGGCCGAAGAAGGAGTAG
- a CDS encoding hypothetical protein (EggNog:ENOG503NUAW; COG:U) — MAPYSAYTHAHGPLASQNSASSLFDLETPATPRNRYHAYLSSGSTPNSSTNLGRLSEKYRSRGKSLHVPPTEYPTGWTFACIIIALVLSVFLVSLDMTIVATAIPKITDEFNGLEDVAWYGAAFFMTVGGFQSSWGKVFKYFPLKISYLISIFIFELGSLICGVAPNSPTLIIGRAVAGVGAAGIGSGAYTLIAFSAEPKKRPVFTGIIGTAYGVAAVVGPLIGGAFADRVTWRWCFYINLPIGGLSALIIIFLFRTPAGCKPAEATLKEKLLQLDPVGTALIMAGVITYILALQYGGQTLAWHHRKVVGLLVGFVMISIAFGVWEWYNGERSMIVPRLFVQRQVWVCSMFSLLFAGSYFIIIYYLPIYFQSIGNATPTESGVKNLPLILSVTVATIVGGGAVSATGYATPLAVVGAALATVAAGLLYTLDIRSSAGMWIGYQILGGIAWGSAFQIPIIVSQATAEIDDLSSVTAIVLFFQTVGGAFWVSAGQSAFVNELMKELAISAPDVNALAVLGTGATAIRTVFPAEQVPGILIAYMAGIKTALAIAIGAVGLSFVLSFFFSWKRLNPETLRAAGAVA; from the exons atggcACCTTATAGTGCCTACACACACGCACATGGGCCCCTGGCATCGCAAAACTCGGCATCATCCCTCTTCGATCTCGAAACTCCAGCTACTCCAAGAAATCGCTATCACGCTTACCTCAGCAGTGGTTCCACACCAAACTCATCCACCAACCTGGGACGTCTGTCAGAGAAATACAGGAGCCGAGGGAAGTCATTACATGTGCCGCCAACAGAGTATCCAACAGGATGGACGTTTGCTTGTATCATCATCGCCTTGGTTCTCAGCGTCTTTCTCGTTTCTCTCGACATG ACAATAGTAGCAACCGCCATTCCAAAGATCACCGACGAGTTCAACGGCCTCGAAGACGTAGCCTGGTACGGCGCAGCTTTCTTCATGACTGTCGGCGGGTTCCAATCCTCGTGGGGCAAGGTGTTCAAGTATTTTCCGCTCAAGATCTCTTacctcatctccatcttcatctttgAGCTTGGGTCATTGATCTGTGGCGTGGCACCCAATTCACCTACTCTAATCATTGGCCGTGCTGTTGCCGGGGTGGGAGCGGCTGGTATCGGCTCCGGAGCATACACCCTCATCGCCTTTTCCGCCGAGCCGAAAAAGCGACCAGTCTTCACCGGCATTATTGGCACGGCCTatggtgttgctgccgttgttggACCGCTGATTGGAGGCGCATTTGCGGATAGGGTGACGTGGAGATGGTGCTTCTACATCAACTTGCCCATTGGCGGACTGTCGGCGctgatcatcatcttcttgttCCGGACCCCAGCGGGATGCAAGCCGGCGGAGGCGActctcaaggagaagctttTGCAGTTGGACCCCGTTGGCACGGCACTCATCATGGCCGGTGTCATCACATACATTCTTGCGCTGCAATATGGCGGGCAGACACTTGCATGGCATCACCGGAAGGTCGTTGGACTGTTGGTTGGATTCGTCATGATTTCCATCGCGTTTGGTGTCTGGGAGTGGTATAATGGGGAGAGGTCCATGATCGTACCAAGGCTATTCGTGCAGAGGCAGGTGTGGGTTTGCAGCATGTTTTCGTTACTGTTTGCCGGGAGTTATTTCATCATCATTTATTACCTGCCGATTTACTTCCAAAGTATCGGCAATGCTACACCGACGGAATCAGGGGTGAAAAACCTGCCGCTGATTCTGTCGGTCACAGTAGCGACGAtcgtgggaggaggggcggttTCGGCGACGGGGTATGCTACACCTTTAGCGGTGGTAGGGGCAGCGCTGGCTACCGTGGCGGCTGGTCTGTTGTACACACTTGACATTAGGTCATCGGCGGGCATGTGGATTGGATATCAAATCCTGGGAGGTATTGCGTGGGGGAGTGCGTTCCAAattcccatcatcgtcagccAGGCGACGGCCGAGATTGACGATTTGAGCAGTGTCACTGCTATCGTTCTTT TCTTCCAAACAGTTGGTGGTGCCTTCTGGGTCTCGGCTGGTCAATCCGCCTTTGTCAACGAGCTCATGAAGGAACTGGCCATCTCAGCGCCTGATGTCAACGCACTTGCAGTCTTGGGCACAGGCGCCACCGCGATCAGGACCGTTTTCCCCGCGGAGCAAGTACCGGGGATTTTGATCGCCTACATGGCCGGAATCAAAACAGCATTAGCGATTGCCATTGGAGCCGTTGGACTTTCCTTTGTTTTGAGTTTTTTCTTCAGCTGGAAAAGACTAAACCCAGAGACCTTGagggctgctggggcggtgGCATAG
- a CDS encoding hypothetical protein (EggNog:ENOG503NZ8S; COG:Z): MRIHPPTPAQLAREQESTLAAAEEAARKAAADALVEEQIAKDLLARKSGKKAWDDDDDEENKLEVDDTDDLDPEAEYAAWKLRELKRLKREREAIEAKERELAEVERRRGLTEEERKKEDEEHLRKQKEEREGKGKVGFMQKYFHKGAFYNDQGLRRGWWGGM; encoded by the exons ATGCGCATCCACCCTCCT ACGCCCGCCCAGCTCGCCCGAGAGCAAGAATCGACTctggccgccgccgaggaagccGCGCGCAAAGCCGCCGCTGACGCGTTGGTAGAAGAACAAATCGCCAAGGACCTCCTGGCTCGGAAATCAGGAAAAAAAGCctgggacgacgacgacgatgaagagaATAAACTCGAGGTGGACGACACTGACGATCTGGATCCCGAGGCGGAGTATGCTGCTTGGAAGCTGAGGGAGTTGAAAAGACTGAaacgggagagggaggcgattgaggcaaaggagagggagctggctgaggtggagaggaggagggggttgactgaagaggagaggaaaaaggaggatgaggagcacTTGCGGAAACAGAaagaggaaagggaggggaaggggaaggtggggTTTATGCAAAAGTATTTCCATAAGGGGGCGTTTTATAACGATCAGGGGCTgaggcggggttggtggggagggatgtgA